A window of Myxococcales bacterium contains these coding sequences:
- a CDS encoding AAA family ATPase, whose translation MARFSGESFLLSPDQLRWRCDPACFQFKTTKDATPLDGVLGQARALKAIELGLDIRAPGYNIYVSGLAGTGKMATIKALLKKMNGMATPPQDIIYVNNFKDAQKPWSIKLPAGQGAEFKKDMAELVEDLKRTVPNIFDNPEYKDRRDAIIEEHRNQQKENFRQLESTIKNENFSMVQVQMGPFTRPMILPLIDGQPVQFEQLENLAANGNFPTDTLQRLKEQHAVLRNELESTMKKVRQIERNMREALNELEQSYGYHIVSDLLTDLREKYRIEKVLRYLDEVQEAVLSDITRFKEHEEPAQQPVPNPFADMSGPDEFLDFQVNVIVDNSQTDKLPVIIENTPTYKNLFGFVEKQINKFGNWATDYTKIRAGSILQADGGVLVINLLDAISEAGVWKNLKRALKTRELEIEGWDAYYWMLVSSLKPEPIPINLKIVAIGDAWLFQMLYHYDEDFRKIFKVKADFDYEMEKNAEMIVRYSSFLHKIITDENLLHLTAKAVAAITEEGVRMAGRQKKLSTRFSIIADIVREADYYARRENKKLITEQHVAQSLAARRERLSLYEDKLQELIDEGLILISSTGGVVGQVNGLAVTMLGDYAFGHPSRITAQIGLGTSGIINIERESKMSGRIHDKGVLILSGYMRGVYLRDKPLSINASITFEQNYSGIEGDSASSTEMYALLSELSGLPIDQGIAVTGSMNQKGEIQPIGGVNEKIEGFFEICKTRGLNGNQGVMIPVQNVEDLMLPLEIVDAVKKHKFNLWAVATVDEGISLLTGVPAGERRPDGTYPPRTVNGLVDQRLREMAMALRKFGKGKKDKEEEEEEMPTTKKAPAKKAVKKAPAKKAVAKKAPAKKAVKKAPAKKAVAKKAPAKKAPAKKAK comes from the coding sequence ATGGCGAGATTCAGCGGCGAGTCCTTCCTTTTATCGCCCGACCAACTTCGCTGGCGTTGCGATCCTGCCTGCTTCCAATTCAAGACGACGAAAGACGCGACGCCGCTGGACGGCGTGCTGGGGCAGGCGCGCGCGCTGAAGGCCATCGAGTTGGGGCTCGACATTCGGGCTCCCGGTTACAACATCTACGTCAGCGGCCTCGCCGGCACCGGCAAGATGGCGACGATCAAGGCGTTGTTGAAAAAGATGAACGGCATGGCGACGCCGCCGCAGGACATCATCTACGTCAACAACTTCAAAGACGCGCAGAAGCCGTGGTCGATCAAACTGCCCGCGGGGCAGGGCGCCGAATTCAAGAAAGACATGGCGGAACTGGTCGAGGATCTGAAGCGCACGGTCCCGAACATCTTCGACAACCCCGAATACAAAGATCGCCGCGACGCCATCATCGAAGAGCATCGCAACCAGCAAAAAGAAAATTTCCGCCAGCTCGAAAGCACCATCAAGAACGAAAATTTCTCGATGGTGCAGGTGCAGATGGGCCCGTTCACGCGGCCGATGATCCTGCCGCTGATCGACGGTCAGCCGGTGCAATTCGAACAACTCGAGAATCTGGCCGCCAACGGCAACTTCCCGACCGACACGTTGCAGCGCCTCAAGGAACAGCACGCCGTGCTGCGCAACGAACTGGAAAGCACCATGAAAAAAGTGCGCCAGATCGAACGCAACATGCGCGAAGCGCTCAACGAACTCGAGCAGAGTTACGGCTACCACATCGTTTCCGATCTGCTGACCGACCTGCGCGAGAAATACCGGATCGAAAAAGTGCTCCGCTACCTCGACGAAGTGCAGGAAGCCGTGCTGTCGGACATCACGCGCTTCAAAGAGCACGAGGAACCGGCGCAACAGCCGGTGCCCAATCCGTTCGCCGACATGAGCGGCCCCGACGAGTTCCTCGATTTCCAGGTCAACGTCATCGTCGACAATTCCCAGACCGACAAACTGCCGGTGATCATCGAAAACACGCCGACCTACAAAAACCTGTTCGGCTTCGTCGAAAAGCAGATCAACAAATTCGGCAACTGGGCGACCGACTACACCAAGATCCGCGCCGGCAGCATCCTGCAAGCCGACGGCGGCGTGCTGGTCATCAACCTGCTCGACGCGATTTCCGAGGCGGGCGTCTGGAAAAACCTCAAGCGGGCGCTGAAAACCCGCGAACTGGAAATCGAAGGCTGGGACGCTTACTACTGGATGCTCGTTTCGAGCCTGAAGCCCGAGCCGATTCCGATCAACCTGAAGATCGTCGCGATCGGCGACGCCTGGCTCTTCCAGATGCTCTATCATTACGACGAGGACTTCCGGAAGATCTTCAAGGTCAAGGCCGACTTCGACTACGAAATGGAAAAGAACGCCGAGATGATCGTGCGCTACTCGTCGTTCCTGCACAAAATCATCACCGACGAAAACCTATTGCACCTCACGGCCAAGGCGGTCGCCGCGATCACCGAGGAAGGCGTGCGGATGGCGGGGCGGCAAAAAAAACTGTCGACCCGTTTTTCGATCATCGCCGACATCGTGCGCGAGGCCGATTACTACGCGCGGCGGGAAAACAAAAAACTCATCACCGAGCAGCACGTCGCCCAGTCACTCGCGGCGCGGCGCGAACGCCTGTCGCTTTACGAAGACAAGCTGCAAGAGCTGATCGACGAGGGCTTGATCCTCATCAGCTCGACTGGCGGCGTGGTCGGCCAGGTCAACGGTCTGGCCGTGACGATGCTCGGCGACTATGCCTTCGGGCATCCCTCCCGCATCACCGCGCAGATCGGGTTGGGCACGAGCGGCATCATCAATATCGAACGCGAAAGCAAGATGTCGGGGCGGATTCACGACAAGGGCGTGTTGATCCTTTCGGGTTACATGCGCGGTGTATATCTGCGCGACAAACCGCTGAGCATCAATGCTTCCATCACCTTCGAACAAAATTACAGCGGCATCGAGGGCGACAGCGCCAGCTCCACCGAAATGTACGCGTTGTTGTCCGAACTGTCCGGCCTGCCGATCGATCAAGGCATTGCCGTGACCGGTTCAATGAACCAAAAGGGCGAAATTCAGCCGATTGGCGGCGTCAACGAAAAGATCGAAGGCTTCTTCGAAATCTGCAAGACGCGCGGCCTGAACGGCAATCAGGGCGTGATGATTCCGGTGCAAAACGTCGAAGACCTGATGCTTCCCCTCGAAATCGTCGACGCGGTGAAAAAACACAAGTTCAACTTGTGGGCCGTCGCCACCGTCGATGAAGGCATCAGTCTTTTGACCGGCGTTCCCGCCGGTGAACGGCGGCCGGACGGCACCTATCCGCCCCGGACGGTAAATGGTCTGGTCGATCAGCGCTTGCGCGAGATGGCAATGGCTCTCCGCAAGTTTGGCAAGGGCAAGAAAGACAAGGAAGAGGAGGAGGAAGAGATGCCTACGACCAAAAAAGCCCCCGCGAAGAAAGCCGTGAAGAAAGCCCCCGCGAAGAAGGCAGTCGCCAAGAAGGCCCCGGCCAAAAAGGCCGTGAAGAAGGCCCCGGCGAAGAAAGCGGTGGCGAAGAAGGCCCCGGCCAAAAAAGCCCCGGCCAAGAAAGCCAAGTAA
- a CDS encoding tetratricopeptide repeat protein: MRRMTPLFLVLLLLAGLSACLPTLSKQPRVLLIGLDGVSWDLLQAMMKAGEAPHFNQLREKGAAGTLTGDEPLPPAAFWVSVATGRPPAEHRVTGPIRLDEQTGRLLAPERASSTLWEIAARRRLPAGVIGWPGSAPVPPDVKVAYDDFAFYRGMGLLAELAGEALPVPAHEPDYDSFVGRVPRGGRFSSRLAQASLQEVPALAAKVWPRLQLLAVYLDGLNSARHHAGAALAAGEAAAAPDFGKPSRWYARAVDEALGRLLELADSRTLVLIATDDPSYLAGRTPTGDFAHPGHGIAALYGPNIIPGSTLESPRAADFVPTALAFLGLPQSAQMPGRPFANVWKSPPAQLPKVASLDAFIRRPYAEEGPLHDDGIVRRLQLLQKAADPPRPPFDDRNLYALELLATGKPQGCRSEAQRDLQEHPDNPVGQYLLGETLLVHGRPTEALAQFVAAAGRLGERPAGEPGLAIRVVVGLATAAVEMQLKQASAAAAELDRVLALDPGNAAAVALLAQSHFALDHPANAATLLDRALRKDPEQPALWLMLGQAHERSGNPDAAREAYRTAIRRADKPPVEAYRRLGRLAADRQRWREAIGYLHEALDAVPDDPATWLQLARVYQRREDWSEAEDAVENCLREDRDFVAAWLTWQEIAQANGDEEGRAALLAAARQSAALRLLADRESAAAAD; this comes from the coding sequence ATGCGTCGGATGACCCCGCTTTTCCTGGTTCTGCTGCTCCTGGCGGGCTTGTCGGCTTGCCTGCCCACGCTGTCCAAGCAACCGCGGGTTTTGCTGATCGGCCTGGACGGCGTCAGTTGGGATCTCTTGCAGGCCATGATGAAGGCCGGCGAGGCGCCGCATTTCAATCAACTCCGCGAAAAAGGCGCGGCGGGAACGTTGACCGGCGACGAACCGTTACCGCCGGCGGCTTTTTGGGTATCGGTGGCGACCGGACGGCCGCCGGCCGAGCACCGCGTGACCGGTCCGATTCGCCTGGACGAACAGACGGGCCGGTTGCTGGCCCCCGAGCGGGCCAGTTCGACGTTGTGGGAAATCGCCGCGCGGCGGCGCCTCCCCGCGGGGGTGATCGGCTGGCCGGGCAGCGCCCCGGTGCCGCCGGACGTCAAGGTCGCTTACGACGATTTCGCCTTTTATCGCGGCATGGGCTTGCTGGCCGAACTGGCTGGTGAAGCGTTGCCGGTGCCCGCGCACGAGCCCGATTACGATTCGTTCGTCGGCCGGGTGCCGCGCGGTGGGCGTTTTTCTTCCCGGCTGGCGCAGGCCTCGCTGCAAGAGGTTCCCGCGCTGGCCGCCAAGGTCTGGCCGCGCCTGCAATTGCTGGCGGTGTATCTCGACGGCCTGAACAGCGCCCGGCACCATGCCGGCGCGGCGCTGGCCGCGGGCGAAGCGGCGGCGGCGCCGGATTTCGGCAAACCGTCGCGCTGGTATGCCCGGGCGGTCGACGAAGCGCTCGGCCGATTGCTGGAACTCGCGGACAGCCGGACGTTGGTCCTGATCGCCACCGACGATCCGAGCTACCTCGCGGGCCGCACGCCGACGGGCGATTTTGCGCATCCCGGACACGGGATCGCGGCGTTGTACGGCCCGAACATCATTCCCGGCTCGACGTTGGAATCGCCGCGAGCGGCGGATTTCGTGCCGACGGCGTTGGCGTTTCTGGGTTTGCCGCAGTCGGCCCAGATGCCCGGCCGCCCGTTCGCGAATGTCTGGAAATCGCCGCCGGCGCAGCTCCCCAAAGTGGCGAGCCTCGACGCGTTCATCCGACGTCCCTACGCCGAGGAAGGACCGCTCCACGACGACGGGATCGTCCGCCGGTTGCAACTCCTGCAAAAAGCGGCCGATCCGCCGCGGCCCCCGTTCGACGACCGCAACCTCTATGCCCTCGAGCTGCTGGCGACCGGCAAACCGCAAGGTTGCCGTTCGGAGGCCCAGCGCGATCTGCAAGAACATCCCGACAACCCGGTCGGGCAGTATCTGCTCGGCGAAACCTTGCTGGTGCATGGCCGGCCGACCGAGGCCCTGGCGCAGTTCGTCGCCGCGGCCGGCCGGCTTGGCGAACGGCCGGCGGGCGAACCCGGGCTCGCGATTCGGGTCGTCGTCGGGCTGGCGACGGCGGCGGTGGAAATGCAGCTCAAGCAAGCGTCGGCGGCGGCCGCCGAGCTGGATCGCGTTCTGGCTCTCGATCCCGGCAACGCCGCGGCCGTGGCCCTGCTGGCGCAAAGCCATTTCGCCCTGGACCATCCCGCGAACGCCGCGACGTTGCTCGATCGCGCCCTGCGCAAGGATCCGGAACAGCCGGCTTTGTGGTTGATGCTGGGACAGGCGCACGAGCGGAGCGGCAATCCGGACGCCGCCCGCGAAGCCTACCGCACCGCGATTCGCCGGGCGGACAAGCCGCCGGTGGAAGCGTATCGCCGGTTGGGCCGCCTCGCCGCCGATCGACAGCGTTGGCGCGAGGCGATCGGCTACCTGCACGAGGCGCTGGACGCGGTGCCGGACGATCCCGCCACCTGGTTGCAACTCGCCCGGGTGTATCAGCGGCGCGAGGATTGGAGCGAGGCCGAGGACGCCGTGGAAAACTGCTTGCGGGAAGACCGCGATTTCGTCGCCGCCTGGTTGACCTGGCAGGAGATCGCCCAGGCGAACGGCGATGAGGAAGGGCGCGCCGCCCTGCTCGCCGCGGCGCGGCAGAGCGCGGCGTTACGGCTGCTCGCCGATCGCGAAAGCGCGGCCGCCGCCGACTAA
- the miaA gene encoding tRNA (adenosine(37)-N6)-dimethylallyltransferase MiaA, with amino-acid sequence MTDARPRLIVVCGPTATGKTALALEIAGRLGGEIINADSMQVYRHMDIGTAKPPPAERARVPFHLLDVADPDDTFSTGRFRELAGGAVAAIAARGRVPIVAGGTGLYIKALTKGLWEGPPANWELRRGYKELEAATPGSLHRRLQEVDPPRAAQVHPADYVRLERALEVFDLTGKPLSRWQAEHGFADAPYRLVKIGLTLPRDAQAVAIDERVDEMMANGWLREVRQLRALGYGPDLPSQAAIGYRELHAHLDGRLTLREAVERTKASTRQFAKRQRTWFGADRDIRWFDADRDRAAAVAAADEFIHVS; translated from the coding sequence ATGACGGACGCGCGGCCCAGGCTGATCGTTGTCTGCGGCCCGACGGCCACCGGGAAAACCGCACTCGCCCTGGAAATCGCCGGCCGGCTGGGCGGCGAGATCATCAACGCCGATTCGATGCAAGTTTACCGGCACATGGATATCGGCACGGCCAAACCGCCGCCCGCGGAACGCGCGCGTGTGCCGTTTCACCTGCTCGACGTCGCCGATCCGGACGACACTTTCAGCACCGGGCGCTTTCGCGAACTGGCCGGCGGCGCGGTCGCCGCGATCGCGGCGCGCGGGCGGGTGCCGATCGTGGCCGGCGGCACCGGCCTCTACATCAAGGCGTTGACCAAGGGTTTGTGGGAAGGGCCGCCCGCGAATTGGGAACTGCGCCGCGGTTACAAAGAACTGGAAGCCGCGACGCCGGGCAGTTTGCACCGCCGTTTGCAGGAGGTCGATCCGCCGCGCGCCGCGCAAGTTCATCCCGCCGATTACGTGCGGCTCGAACGGGCGCTGGAAGTCTTCGATCTGACCGGCAAGCCCCTCAGCCGTTGGCAAGCGGAGCACGGCTTCGCCGACGCGCCCTATCGCCTGGTGAAAATCGGCTTGACGTTGCCGCGCGACGCGCAGGCCGTCGCCATCGATGAGCGCGTCGACGAGATGATGGCCAACGGCTGGCTGCGCGAGGTGCGTCAATTGCGCGCGCTCGGTTACGGACCGGACTTGCCGAGCCAGGCCGCCATCGGGTATCGCGAATTGCACGCGCATCTGGACGGTCGGCTTACGTTGCGGGAGGCCGTCGAGCGGACCAAGGCCAGCACTCGGCAATTCGCGAAACGGCAACGCACCTGGTTCGGCGCCGACCGGGATATCCGTTGGTTCGACGCCGATCGCGATCGCGCCGCCGCCGTCGCCGCGGCCGACGAATTCATCCACGTTTCTTGA
- the meaB gene encoding methylmalonyl Co-A mutase-associated GTPase MeaB, with product MLAGDPRALARLISLVENRHPSMPEIMKRVYECAGQARIIGITGPPGAGKSTLVDQLAGEYRARGLKVGIVAIDPSSPFSGGALLGDRVRMMRHAADPGVFIRAVGTRGSHGGLSRATREVVHLFDAAGYEIVLVETVGVGQTELDIMELAHSILVVLVPESGDTVQTMKAGLTEIADLFVVNKADRDGADRLAKELEAMVELAQRADWSPPVLLTAAFRGQGIDRVAEALDRHYEFARDRGLFERQRAAANLTEFVEVIVDEIGTRIRGGGASNDLERLIRQVRQGELNPYLAALQVLHDPGRLRDLFNDPESEDN from the coding sequence ATGCTGGCCGGCGATCCGCGTGCTCTGGCGCGCTTGATCTCCCTGGTCGAAAACCGGCATCCGTCGATGCCCGAAATCATGAAGCGCGTCTACGAATGCGCCGGGCAGGCTCGCATCATCGGCATCACCGGCCCGCCCGGCGCCGGTAAATCGACGCTGGTCGACCAACTCGCCGGCGAATATCGCGCCCGCGGCCTTAAGGTCGGCATCGTGGCCATCGACCCCTCCAGCCCGTTCTCGGGTGGCGCGCTGCTCGGCGACCGGGTCCGGATGATGCGCCACGCGGCGGATCCCGGCGTTTTCATCCGGGCGGTCGGCACGCGCGGCAGCCACGGCGGCCTGTCGCGCGCCACGCGCGAGGTCGTTCATTTGTTCGACGCGGCCGGCTACGAGATCGTGTTGGTCGAAACGGTGGGCGTCGGCCAGACCGAACTGGATATCATGGAACTGGCCCACAGCATTCTGGTGGTGCTGGTGCCGGAAAGCGGCGACACCGTGCAGACGATGAAGGCCGGGCTGACCGAAATCGCCGACTTGTTCGTGGTCAACAAGGCCGACCGCGACGGCGCCGATCGGCTGGCCAAGGAACTCGAGGCGATGGTGGAACTGGCGCAACGGGCCGATTGGTCGCCGCCGGTGCTGCTGACGGCCGCGTTTCGCGGGCAGGGCATCGACCGGGTGGCCGAGGCGCTGGATCGCCATTACGAATTTGCCCGCGACCGAGGCCTGTTCGAACGGCAGCGGGCGGCGGCCAATCTGACCGAGTTCGTCGAGGTGATCGTCGACGAGATCGGCACGCGCATTCGCGGCGGCGGGGCGTCGAACGACCTGGAGCGGTTGATCCGGCAGGTGCGGCAGGGAGAACTCAATCCGTATCTCGCCGCGTTGCAGGTCTTGCACGATCCCGGCCGGCTCCGGGACCTGTTCAACGACCCGGAAAGCGAGGACAATTAG